The Novosphingobium aromaticivorans DSM 12444 genome segment CTCCGGGGTGGGGGTGCGTCATGCGGCAAGGCTGAGTGCCTGCGGGTATGACCACAGCGCGAGAGCAATCAGCGTGTCGCGAAAGTCGGGTGGAGTTGCGTTAGCCTCACGCTTGTTAAGCGTTGGCTTATTGCGCGCCTTGCCGCGTTGGTCGTGAAACCCTACTTGATGAGATCCGACCGGGCGCTCCCATCGAAGTTGAAATGGCGCTCGCTCTCCGACGTAGTAAAGCCATGTTGCTTTGTTCGCCCGGTGCCCATAGGCAGACTGCCACACCTCGCAGACCCATCCCTTGCAACTTCTTGCCCACCCATGACGGGCAGGACGGTCTAGGCTCAGGACTCACTGATCACAGCCAGAAGAGCACGGTGGCGGCGAGTGCGAGGGCGGAGAAGAAGACGGTTGGACAGCGGTCGTATCGCGTTGCCACGCGTCGCCAGTCCTTGAGACGGCCGAACATGATCTCGATGCGGTTGCGCCGCTTGTATCGGCGCTTGTCGTATTTGACGGGGATGGAGCGGGATTTCCGGCCCGGAATGCAGGGCTTGATGCCCTTTTGCTCAAGCGCGTCCCTGAACCACTCGGCATCATAGCCCCGATCGGCAAGCATCCACTGTGCCTTGGGCAGGTCGTCGAGCAGGGCCGCTGCGCCGGTGTAATCGCTGACTTGGCCGGCCGTGATGAAGAAGCTCAGGGGGCGGCCGTTGGCATCGGTTATCGCGTGAAGCTTGGTGTTCATGCCGCCCTTGGTCCGTCCGATCAGACGCCCGAGATCCCCTTTTTTACCCCAAGGCTAGACGCCGTGCGGTGGGCCTTGAGATAGGTCGCATCGATCATGACGGTCTGCGGCTCGGCCCTCTGGGCGGACAGACCTTCCATCATCCGGCCAAACACGCCCATCGCGCCCCACCGTTTCCAGCGGTTATACAATGTCTTGTGCGGCCCATACTCCCTTGGCGCATCCCGCCAGCGCAGGCCGTTCCGGTTGACGAAGATGATCCCACTCAGAACCCGCCGGTCGTCAACCCGCGGCTTGCCGTGGCTCTTGGGGAAATACGGCGCAAGCCGCGCCATCTGCTCGTCCGTCAGCCAGTACAGGTCGCTCATGCTCAGTCTCCTCGCGGAGCCTGAATCACATCCCCCTCAGCCAATCAATGGGTCCTGAGCCTAGTCCGAATTCTGCCCAAGCGCGGGATTTCGCAGGATGTTCAAGTACGCCTCCGAAGAAGTTTACCGCCTCCAACGCGAACGCAAAGCAGCCTCCATCATTGCCAGGGCGATTGTGTTCGCCACCCCAACGGGCATAGTTCACTGCGGCCATAGCCCCCCAAAGCTGACAAGGGGGGTGGGCTACGATTGGAAATGGCCCGCGATACTTCCGGGCGTCACGAGCCTTTGGCCAACAATCGACATGCGGTAGTCCTGCGTAACATCCGTCCTCTTGCACAAACAATGCGGACACATGCGGCCCACTCTCAATCCCCTGCCAGCCCTCATTGGTCTGGGGCGGTGTCTCAGGGGTGGGGAGAGAGGCCCTGGAATTTATGGTCAGCAAATGGTCAGCAAATGCCGGTTTGTTCGCCATTGATTCACGCTCCGTCTTTCCGTCAAATGACGGTTTTCAGGCGTTTTGAATGGCGTTTTCTCGTTTACACCGAGAGGGTCGGCGGTTCGAGCCCGTCACCGCCCACCACGCAGTCGGTAGTCGTGCTTGGATGCCGATCTGGCGTGCGTTCCGGACCGCGGACCGTGGTTCTTGCTGCCCGTCCCGTCCTTGATCGAAAAACCGTTGTTGACCGATCCTGCAGACGCCGTTGAAGGGCGCCTTTGCAGCGTCAGACCACCTGGACGCTGAATGCAAACCAGGCGCCTGCTGAATGGTCGTAGAGTTGCACCATCTGGTCCGTCACCGTCAGCGAATAATGGCTCGATGTTGCCCGATCAAAGCCACTTGCATTCCTGCCCTCGATCTTCATCGACACGAACGCATTGTCGGCAGCGTCATAGATTTCAGCCGGCGTGCCGGTGAAGTTCGATGATCGATCACCGTCCCTGCCCTGAAGCCGATTGCCACGAACTTCTGCAGCTATGAGCAAATCGCGCCCGGAAGCATGATCGTGTACACCTGCGACCTTGCGTTCGAACATGAAGGCAAAGGCGGATGCGGCGATGAGTGCGCGAGTGTGGGGAAGCATCCTGCCTCGTGCCATCGGTCGCTTGCGGGCGCAACCCGTTCGTCCGGCATTGCGCCATGCGCAATGATGCCATGCGACGAATGCGCGTTATCGCCGGGACGGCGAGGCGCCATCGTTCCTGTGCGGGCCGGAAGCGGTCCGGATCAATCAGGAGCCCCCATGAAGCTGTACCATCACCCGCTTTCCGGCCATGCGCACCGCGCCCGTCTGTTCGTATCGCTCCTCGGCCTCGATGCCGAACTGGTCGAGGTCGACCTCCTTGCGGGCGAGCACAAGCAGCCTGCGTTCCTCGCTCTCAATCCGCTGGGCCAGGTTCCGGTGCTGGTCGATGACGATGGCACTGTGGTCTCGGACTCCAACGCCATTCTCGTCTATCTTGCCCGCAAGCACGATCGCACGGACTGGTTGCCCGAAGATCCCGCCAGCCTCGCCGCTGTTCAGCGTTGGCTATCGGTAGCGGCTGGCGAACTCGCTTTTGGCCCTGCGGCGGCACGTCTCGTCACGGTATTCGGTTCGCGTCACAATCCGCAGGAAGTGATCACGCGGGCCCACGGCCTGCTCGCCAATCTCGAACGCCACCTCGAGCACCGCGATTGGCTTGTCGGCGCCGCCCCCACCATCGCCGACGTATCGCTGTACAGCTACCTGTCGAGTGCGCCTGAAGGCAATGTCGACCTTGCCGCCTATCCCAATGTCCGCGCTCTGCTGGCGCGCATCGAGCATCTGACTGGCTTCGTTCCCTTCGTCCGGACGGCGGCAGGCCTGCGCGCCGCAGCCTGAAGAGACGTCGGTGGTCCGCGCAAGCCCGCCGCCAGCGGACCACCGGCCCCTCGTTGTGGAGGAAGCCATGGACGATACCCAACGCGTGGCCAACAGCCCGATCTGGCATGAAGGCGAACGCGCACTTCAGGCTCATGTCGGCGTTGTCGATCGGATGGGCGAGGTGGGCGCTCGCGTGATCCGCCCCTTCATGCCGGACCAGCACCGCACCTTCTACGCCCAGCTTCCTTTCGTGATCCTCGGCAGCGTCGATGCCGAGGGCGCGGCGTGGGCCACCGTGGTCGAGGGCGAACCCGGCTTCCTCTCATCGCCGGACCCCAAGAGCCTGGTGCTAGGTGCACTGCCACACGCGGATGATCCGGCGCTGGGCGGTATACACGATGAAGCGGCGCTCGGACTGCTCGGCATCGAACTGCACAACCGCCGGCGCAACCGTGTCAACGGCACCTTGCGCTTCCCATCTGCCGGTGCACCGCTGCTGGAAGTTGGCCAGAGCTTCGGCAACTGCCCCCAATACATCCAGCTTCGCGACGCCACCTTGTCCCGCGCGCCGGCTGCACCGCCGCCCCACCTGGCCGAGGAACTGCCCGCACTGGACGCGGCGGCCCGCGCCATGATCGGCAGTGCCGACACCTTGTTTGTAGCCTCTTATGCCGACAGGCTGGATAGCGGCAGGCAAGTCGACGTGTCCCATCGGGGCGGGAAGGCCGGCTTCGTGCGCGTCGATGCCGAGGGCAAGCTGACCATTCCCGATTTCGCGGGCAACCTGTTCTTCGCCACGCTGGGCAACGTACTGCTCAATGGGCAGGCAGGCCTCGTCTTCATCGATTTCGAAAGCGGGGACCTGCTGCAGATGTCGGGCAAGGCCGAGGTCGTTCTCGATTCACCCGAAATCGCCAGCTTCGCCGGGGCGGAGCGGCTATGGACCTTCGTGCCGCAGCGGATCGTTCGCCGGAAGGGTGCGCTTGCCCTGCGCTGGAGCTTCCGGGATAATGGCTGGTCTCCCAATTCGCTGGCGACAGGCCAATGGCCCGCAGCTTTGCATTGGCAGCAATTGCGCGTCGAACGCATTGTCGCGGAAAGCGCTAGCATCCGCTCGTTCCATCTGCGTCCTGTGTCGCCGGATCTCGGCTGGCAGCACGAGGCCGGGCAACACCTGCCAATTCGCGTAAGGCTGCCGGGCGAGGATAGCCCTGCCGTGCGGACCTACACGCTATCGTCCGCGCCATCAGATCCGCTTTACCGCATCAGCGTGAAGCGAGAGGGCAAGGTGTCGGCCTGGTTGCACGAGCAGGTGCGCGAAGGCGATATCATCGAAGCGCGCGCACCGGCGGGCAGCTTCGTCATCGAGCCCGGAGCACCACGCCTCGCCGTGCTTATCGGTGCCGGGATCGGCATCACGCCGATGATCTCCATGCTTCGCGAACTGGTCAGCCTGGGTGCGAATGGAGCCCCGGCTCGACCAGCAGTGCTGATCCAGTCCGCGAGGTCACTGGCCGAGCGCGCTTTTGCAAACGAACTTGCGAGTCTTGCCGACCGCGTTCGCGTTGTCCGCGTGCTGGGAGATGCCAAGGGTGCGCAAGCGGGGGCCGACTACGACTTGGAAGGCCGGATCGACCTGCAACTGCTGTCCGCTGTCCTGCCCTTCGGAGATCACGACTTCTACCTGTGCGGGCCCAAAGGCTTCATGCAGGCAATCTACGATGCGCTGCGTGGCGCAAACGTGCCTGACCATCGCATCCATGCCGAAGCGTTCGGACCTTCGTCGCTTGTCCGCAGGCGCGATACGACGCGCGAAACAGCGCCAGCCGCACAACCTTCTGCCGTCCCGGTCCCCGTGCTCTTCACCGCCTCGCTCAAGGAAGCGCGCTGGAAGCCCGGCGAAGGCACCCTGCTGGAACTTGCCGAAGCCCGCGGCCTCAAGCCCGAATTCGGATGCCGCAGCGGATCGTGCGCATCCTGCAAGGTGAAGCTTGTCTCGGGCGCGGTCGCCTATCCGCGCACGCCATCTGCCGAAGTCGCAAGCGGCGAAGTTCTGCTGTGTTGCGCTGTCCCTGCCGAAGGGAACGACAAGCCGCTTCAGGTCGAAGCGTGACCCCAAACTCATTTCCAACGAAGGAGCCTGCCATGACCAGACCACCTCTCCCGCCGTTTGACGGAGCCAGTGCCATCGAAAAGGTGCGCCTCGCCGAGGACGGCTGGAACAGCCGCGACCCAGCACGGGTGGCGCAGGCCTACACGCCAGACAGCCGCTGGCGCAATCGTGCCGAATTCTTCACCGGGCGCGACCATGTCGAGGCATTCCTGCGCCGCAAGTGGGACCGCGAACTCGATTATCGCCTGATCAAGGAGCTCTGGGCCTTCACCGGCAACCGCATCGCGGTGCGCTATGCCTACGAGTACCACGACGACAGCGGCCAGTGGTTCCGCGCCTATGGCAACGAGAACTGGGAGTTCGCCGAGGACGGCTTGATGCGCGCACGTCATAGCAGCATCAACGAACACCCGATCCGCGAAGAGGAGCGAAAGTTCCACTGGCCGCTCGGCCGTCGGCCGGACGATCATCCCGGCCTCAGCCACTTCGGCTTCTGATGCGCAGGCTGGCCCGCCTTTGCCAAGGCATCGCTGAACGACTAGGCTCGCAGAGCAGGGCGCCAGGGCCGGACTATCTCGGTGCCCTGCTCGACAGCGGTGCAGGGACATTGCCGGAAACGCTGGCGCATATTCTTTAGAGGAAACCGCCTGTGGACCGCTGGCAATCCATGCGAATCTTTGCCGAAGTGGCGCGGCATTCAAGCTTTGCCGAAGCTGCGCGGCGCCTTCACATGAGCGCGCCCGCAGTGACGCGTGCCGTTGCCGCGCTCGAGGAGCATATCGGCACTCGCCTGCTGGTACGCTCCACCCGCCTCGTCAAGGTTACGGAAGCCGGCGCTCGCTACTATGCCGATTGCCAGCGCATTCTGGCCGAGATCGCCGAGGCCGAAGCAATGGCGGCCGGGTCCTATGCGACGCCATCGGGGACGCTCACGGTCACCGCGCCGGCCATGTTCGGTCGCATGTACGTTCTGCCGATCCTCACCGAATACCTCGACCGCTATCCGCAGGTCATCGGCCGTACGCTGTTCGTGGACCGGCCGGTCAATCTGATCGAGGAAGGCGTGGACCTGGCAGTCCGCATTGGACATCTCACGGACTCGTCGATGATCGCAACCCGCGTCGGCTCTTCCCGCCTGGTGGTGGTCGGCGCGCCGGATTATCTGCGCGAGCATGGTGTGCCGGAAAATCCGGCAGATCTTGGCCGCTTTCGCATTGCGGCGTCGACAGCAGCATGGGCCTCGCCCGAATGGCAGTTTGCGAATGATGTCAAAGTGCGGGTCGAACCGGCTCTGCTCTGCAACACCAACGACGCGGCAATCAATGCATCGCTGGCGGGCTGGGGATTGGCGCGGGTGCTGGACTATCAGGTGGGTGCGGCGATTGCCGATGGGCGGCTTCAGGTCGTCCTGGAAAGCCACGAGCCACCGCCTTTTCCGATCCACGTCATCCACCCCGAAGGGCTTCACGCTCCAGCCAAGGTCCGCGCCTTCATCGATCTTGCCGTGGCCAAGCTGCGATCGAGCAGGCTGCGCACCGGCGACGACCTGACAGGGTAAACCGCAAGATGCGTCTGGCCTGCTGGCTACCGCTTCTGCGGGATGTGGGGAGAAGCAGTTTGGCCTGTGGGGGATCAGCCGAAGGCCATGGGCAAACGATGCTCGATCCGCATTGCCGAAATAACCCAGCCGTCAGCCACCGTCCGTAACGTCAGGCGGTACTGCCCTGCCTCGATCGGCACGATGCGGCCTTGCGCTCCGAACGTCCCGGTCGGCCAGCCGCCATCCGGAACTTCGGCTGCAAGGATCGAGAACACCATGAACTGCGCATCGAGGACCGCATGGTCGCCCTCGATGACGATGATCGGGGCGTTGACGACGTTTTGACTCCAAGCCCTGTACCCATGAGGTGCCATCATCTGGCGAACCGCAACGCGAATGGCATCACGCCCTTCAAGCCTGCTGATCGACCGGCTCGCGCCGCCGACGGCGTCGACGATCTCGATTGTGGCCTCTGGCGCAAACAGCGCCGCCATCGCATCGGGATCGCGCCGATCATGCGCGCGGGTGTATTGGCCAAGTACGTTCAGAATGATTGTCTCATCTGCCATCGTCATGACGTCATCCTTCAGGAAATTCTTCGAGGGGATTGTTGACCCGCGCTACCTTGAACTTGGGCAAGCCCGGCTGAGGCAGCGCGAGCGAGCCGGCTCAATCGGCAGCAGACCTGAGATCGAAAGTCTCCGAGACCCATTCTTCGCTTTTCGCCCACAAGGCCTTCGCCATTTCCGCATCGAGCGCATAGGGCCGCACACCGGGGCTGGCGAAGCCGATGCTTTCGTCGCGGACAACCGGTGAGACCTGGCAATCCTCGCAATAGCGTCCGCCAACGTCGTCAGCGTCTGCCACAAGGCCTGCCCAAAGAGTCGTTGCGGCGCCTTGCGGGGGAGATTTCCACTCCAAGGGCGGCTTGCCTTCCTTCGCCATGTCGGCATTGATCTGGTCGACCAGCGACTGGAGCTGGCCGTCGCCCATGTGGCGGTCGAGCTCGGTCCGGATGCCGCCGGGGTGGACGGCGGTGGCGCGCAAACCGAGCGATCGATAGCGCCTGTCGAATTCGACCGCGAAAAGGATGTTGGCAGTCTTGGAGCGGCCGTAAGCGACGAAGGGATCGTAGGCACTGGATTCGAAATTCGGATCCGCCAGATCGACATTTGCAAAGCGGTGCCCGGAAGACGCGAGCAGCACCAGCCGAGAGCCGGGGCGCATGAGCCCTGCGATCCGGTTCACGAATGCAAAGTGCCCGAGATGGTTGGTCCCGAACTGAGTCTCGAAACCGTCGGCAGTGAGACCGAACGGCGGGGCCATGACTCCGGCATTTGCGATCACGAGATCGAACGGCTGACCTTCAAGGCGGAGCTTGTCGGAAGCGCGACGCACAGAGGCGAGGTCAGCCAGATCGAGCTCGACCAATTCTATCGAAGCCCTGTCCACCCCTGCATGGACCAGAGCCTTGCGGGCCTTGGCAAGGTCTCTCGCCGTGCCGACCACCTTTGCGCCACGGCTTACGAGGGCGCGAGTGGTTTCAACGCCAAGTCCCGCTGACACGCCGGTCACAAGGATTGTCTTTCCTGTCAGATCGAGACCTGCAAGCACATCGTCGGTCGTGGACTGGCGTCCGAAAGTCTTGGTCATAACTGCTCCTGATGTTCTTTGCTGAGAACGTGCGCGGACGTCAGCGCTGCTCGTGAAGGTTGAATTGCGGTTCGACCGTGATCGCGATCTTTCCTCGCTGCCGTGGCACGTCGTTGCGACCGAGGACCGCGTCATAGGCAGAACCGATTTCCGCGATGGAGAAGGTCCGTGGATCGAGACGAGGGGCGAGTTTGCCCGTCTGAACGAGCGCGTCAGCCTCTCTCAGCATCTCGCCGAAGTGGGCCAGACCCTCGTTTGCCAACAGGGTGTGCAGCGTGAACACGCCCGAATACGTCGCCTGCTTGAAGGAGAGCGGGGCGAGCTTGTGCGTGCCCCAGCCGAGACAGCTTACCACGTGCCCAAACCGCTTCACGGCACTGAACGAGGCGTCGAGTACCGGGCCACCGAGCGTATCGTAGACAAGGTCGAAACCCTGCCCTGCGGTGTGCTCGGCGGCGTAATCCTCGGGCTCTCTCGAGGCGTCGATCGGGGTGGCGCCAAGGTCTCGGACATACTCGAGATCGCTGCCCCGCGCGGTTGCGAACACCCGGGCTCCCCGCGCAAGCGCGATCTGTATGGCAACATGGCCGACACCGCCGCCGCCGCCCTGGATCAGAACCGTCTGTCCATCCTGCACCTGCGCGCGATCCACCAGACCTTCCCACGCGGTGATGAAGACCAACGGCAGAACAGACGCCTGTCGCATGGTCAGGGCAGCCGGTTTGGATGCCAGCAAGCGCGCATCCACCGCCGCGAACTGCGCGTGTGTGCCTTGCAGTCCGCCGACCCCACCCGTCAGTCCGAAGACAGCGTCGCCGACGCGGAAACTATCCACCTCCGGCCCGACCGCGACGACGGTTCCTGCAAGGTCCATTCCGAGGATTGCGGGTAGAGGCTGCTGGGCATGCGGTGCCTCGCCAGCCCGGATCTTGGCATCAAGCGGATTGGTGCCGCTTGCCTCAATCTGTACAAGTACCTGGCCAGGGGCCGGCTGCGGACGCGCAAGCTTGCGAAGAACGAAGGGCCCGTTGGCTTCCTCAACAACGGCTGCGATCATGGTTGGCGTGGTCATGGTCCATCTCCTGCTGATGACCAGAAGATGAGCGCATTCCGCTTTGACTGGCAGTCATGAAAAGTGCACGATCCCCATTCATTTTTGAATGGACCACAAGTGGCTGCCGCACCTCTCGAATGGAGTGACCTGCGTATTTTCCTCGCGATCGCGCGCGAAGGATCGCTGGGGCGCGCTGGGCGCCGACTTGGGCAATCCCAGCCAACGATGGGGCGGCGATTGCGAGCGCTCGAGGCCACCGTGGGAGCAATGCTCTTTCAGCGCTCTTCTTCCGGCCTGACCTTGACCGACGAGGGCCAGGTCATGCTGCGCCATGCTGAGGTCATGGAAGGCGAGGCGCTGGCACTGGAGCGGGAGTTGACCGGTCGGGACGGTTCTCTCGAAGGCCTGATACGGGTGAGCTGCTCGGACTGGTTCGGTCGCATCATGCTGGCGCCGGTTGTCGCGGAGTTTACCCGGCTGCATCCCGCAGTCGTTGTCGAGGTACTCACCGATGCCCGTGTATACAGCCTGGTGCGGCGCGAGGCCGATCTGGTCATCCGCATCGCCGGCTTCGACGAACCGGAAGTGGTCGCGCGGAGGCTGACGACCATTCGCTATGGCGTCTACGCGAAACCGGGAACGGGGCGTCCGGTTGCGGGCGACGGCGAAGGTTGCCCATTGATCGTGATGGACACCGCATTTGGCGAAATGCCCGATGTCGCTTGGCTGATGCAGACTTTTCCGAACGCGCGCATATCGGCGCGGAGCAATAGTCGCGATATCCAGGCCCAACTCTGTGCACTTGGCGCTGGCGTCGCTGTTCTTCCTTTGCCGCTGGGCGATGCAACCGCGCAAATCGGGAGACTTGAGCTGGATGCGGAACCGCCAACCCGCGATACCTGGATCGGTTTCCACAAGGACTTGGTCCGATTGCCCAGGCTACGTGCGTTCATCGACTTGCTCGTGGAGCGTATTCCGTCCTGCTGAATTCGTGTTGGGCTGCACTGCCAAGCCAACCATGCCTAGGTCACGTCTCCCCGTTTTTCGGAAAGCTCGATGATGCCTGCGACAACCCGTTCAATCGGGAAAAGCTCACTTCATATGAAGGCGGATTGAAACTGCGGCTGCTGGCGGAAATTGGCCGGGAATTGTTCCGCACACTGGCCACAGGCCCGCCGAGCGTGCTAACCTATTGATAACCATGAAGTGCAACAGTGGGGGGATGATGGTCCGCGCGATCCTCGTCGTGACGCTTACGGCTCTTCTTGCCGGTTGCATCGGCTCGCCCGACACGCCGCGAAGGGATGCCGCGCGGCGCACCGGCGCGACTGTCTCGCAATCGCCGCAAGCCCGGGCGTGCCTTGCCGGCCTGGGGGCGACGCAGGCCAGCTTCACGCCGCTGGCCGATCAGTATTACGGAGCGGGGTGCTCGACGCTGGGCACTGTCAGGCTGGGATGGTTGCAGGGCGACGAAGGACGGCTCGAGGTCGCCAATCTCGGCCCGGTCTCGTGTCCGGTGGCCACCGCCTTGCAAGGCTGGGCGCGGTTCGGTGTGGACAGGGCGGCGCGACAGATACTCGGCAGCGCGCTGGTCCGGATCGAAACGATGGGCAGTTATTCCTGTCGGAACGTGGCGGGGACTTCGCGCCTTTCAGCCCACGCAACCGCCAATGCAGTCGACATTGCCGCGTTCCGGCTGGCGGACGGCCGGCGTATAAGCGTGGTTTCCGACTGGAATTCACCCTCGCCGCAGGTCCGCGCATTCCTGCGCACGGTGCGCGACAGTGCCTGCAAGCGGTTCGGCACTGTGTTGACGCCCGATTACAACGAGGCGCACCGAGATCACCTTCACCTCGAACCCGGAGGCCTCAGGCCGTTCTGCCGCTGAGGCGGGACGGCTTGTCAGGCGGCGAGGTCGTCGAGCCCGGCCGCTTCGATGCGCAGGCGGACCGCTTCGGCCGCATGGCGCGCGCCCAGCTTGCCCATCATCTTCATCCGGTGGATTTCGACCGTGCGCGGGCTGATATCCAGGTCGCGGGCGATGGCCTTGTTGCTGCAGCCTTCGGCCAGGCGATCAAGCACTTCGCGTTCCCGCAGGGACAGGCGTGCAATGCGCTG includes the following:
- a CDS encoding IS5 family transposase (programmed frameshift) → MSDLYWLTDEQMARLAPYFPKSHGKPRVDDRRVLSGIIFVNRNGLRWRDAPREYGPHKTLYNRWKRWGAMGVFGRMMEGLSAQRAEPQTVMIDATYLKAHRTASSLGVKKGNLGRLIGRTKGGMNTKLHAITDANGRPLSFFITAGQVSDYTGAAALLDDLPKAQWMLADRGYDAEWFRDALEQKGIKPCIPGRKSRSIPVKYDKRRYKRRNRIEIMFGRLKDWRRVATRYDRCPTVFFSALALAATVLFWL
- a CDS encoding glutathione S-transferase family protein, yielding MKLYHHPLSGHAHRARLFVSLLGLDAELVEVDLLAGEHKQPAFLALNPLGQVPVLVDDDGTVVSDSNAILVYLARKHDRTDWLPEDPASLAAVQRWLSVAAGELAFGPAAARLVTVFGSRHNPQEVITRAHGLLANLERHLEHRDWLVGAAPTIADVSLYSYLSSAPEGNVDLAAYPNVRALLARIEHLTGFVPFVRTAAGLRAAA
- a CDS encoding pyridoxamine 5'-phosphate oxidase family protein, with the protein product MDDTQRVANSPIWHEGERALQAHVGVVDRMGEVGARVIRPFMPDQHRTFYAQLPFVILGSVDAEGAAWATVVEGEPGFLSSPDPKSLVLGALPHADDPALGGIHDEAALGLLGIELHNRRRNRVNGTLRFPSAGAPLLEVGQSFGNCPQYIQLRDATLSRAPAAPPPHLAEELPALDAAARAMIGSADTLFVASYADRLDSGRQVDVSHRGGKAGFVRVDAEGKLTIPDFAGNLFFATLGNVLLNGQAGLVFIDFESGDLLQMSGKAEVVLDSPEIASFAGAERLWTFVPQRIVRRKGALALRWSFRDNGWSPNSLATGQWPAALHWQQLRVERIVAESASIRSFHLRPVSPDLGWQHEAGQHLPIRVRLPGEDSPAVRTYTLSSAPSDPLYRISVKREGKVSAWLHEQVREGDIIEARAPAGSFVIEPGAPRLAVLIGAGIGITPMISMLRELVSLGANGAPARPAVLIQSARSLAERAFANELASLADRVRVVRVLGDAKGAQAGADYDLEGRIDLQLLSAVLPFGDHDFYLCGPKGFMQAIYDALRGANVPDHRIHAEAFGPSSLVRRRDTTRETAPAAQPSAVPVPVLFTASLKEARWKPGEGTLLELAEARGLKPEFGCRSGSCASCKVKLVSGAVAYPRTPSAEVASGEVLLCCAVPAEGNDKPLQVEA
- a CDS encoding DUF1348 family protein, producing the protein MTRPPLPPFDGASAIEKVRLAEDGWNSRDPARVAQAYTPDSRWRNRAEFFTGRDHVEAFLRRKWDRELDYRLIKELWAFTGNRIAVRYAYEYHDDSGQWFRAYGNENWEFAEDGLMRARHSSINEHPIREEERKFHWPLGRRPDDHPGLSHFGF
- a CDS encoding LysR family transcriptional regulator — translated: MRIFAEVARHSSFAEAARRLHMSAPAVTRAVAALEEHIGTRLLVRSTRLVKVTEAGARYYADCQRILAEIAEAEAMAAGSYATPSGTLTVTAPAMFGRMYVLPILTEYLDRYPQVIGRTLFVDRPVNLIEEGVDLAVRIGHLTDSSMIATRVGSSRLVVVGAPDYLREHGVPENPADLGRFRIAASTAAWASPEWQFANDVKVRVEPALLCNTNDAAINASLAGWGLARVLDYQVGAAIADGRLQVVLESHEPPPFPIHVIHPEGLHAPAKVRAFIDLAVAKLRSSRLRTGDDLTG
- a CDS encoding nuclear transport factor 2 family protein, producing the protein MTMADETIILNVLGQYTRAHDRRDPDAMAALFAPEATIEIVDAVGGASRSISRLEGRDAIRVAVRQMMAPHGYRAWSQNVVNAPIIVIEGDHAVLDAQFMVFSILAAEVPDGGWPTGTFGAQGRIVPIEAGQYRLTLRTVADGWVISAMRIEHRLPMAFG
- a CDS encoding SDR family NAD(P)-dependent oxidoreductase, yielding MTKTFGRQSTTDDVLAGLDLTGKTILVTGVSAGLGVETTRALVSRGAKVVGTARDLAKARKALVHAGVDRASIELVELDLADLASVRRASDKLRLEGQPFDLVIANAGVMAPPFGLTADGFETQFGTNHLGHFAFVNRIAGLMRPGSRLVLLASSGHRFANVDLADPNFESSAYDPFVAYGRSKTANILFAVEFDRRYRSLGLRATAVHPGGIRTELDRHMGDGQLQSLVDQINADMAKEGKPPLEWKSPPQGAATTLWAGLVADADDVGGRYCEDCQVSPVVRDESIGFASPGVRPYALDAEMAKALWAKSEEWVSETFDLRSAAD
- a CDS encoding zinc-dependent alcohol dehydrogenase family protein — its product is MTTPTMIAAVVEEANGPFVLRKLARPQPAPGQVLVQIEASGTNPLDAKIRAGEAPHAQQPLPAILGMDLAGTVVAVGPEVDSFRVGDAVFGLTGGVGGLQGTHAQFAAVDARLLASKPAALTMRQASVLPLVFITAWEGLVDRAQVQDGQTVLIQGGGGGVGHVAIQIALARGARVFATARGSDLEYVRDLGATPIDASREPEDYAAEHTAGQGFDLVYDTLGGPVLDASFSAVKRFGHVVSCLGWGTHKLAPLSFKQATYSGVFTLHTLLANEGLAHFGEMLREADALVQTGKLAPRLDPRTFSIAEIGSAYDAVLGRNDVPRQRGKIAITVEPQFNLHEQR
- a CDS encoding LysR family transcriptional regulator — translated: MAAAPLEWSDLRIFLAIAREGSLGRAGRRLGQSQPTMGRRLRALEATVGAMLFQRSSSGLTLTDEGQVMLRHAEVMEGEALALERELTGRDGSLEGLIRVSCSDWFGRIMLAPVVAEFTRLHPAVVVEVLTDARVYSLVRREADLVIRIAGFDEPEVVARRLTTIRYGVYAKPGTGRPVAGDGEGCPLIVMDTAFGEMPDVAWLMQTFPNARISARSNSRDIQAQLCALGAGVAVLPLPLGDATAQIGRLELDAEPPTRDTWIGFHKDLVRLPRLRAFIDLLVERIPSC
- a CDS encoding extensin family protein, giving the protein MVRAILVVTLTALLAGCIGSPDTPRRDAARRTGATVSQSPQARACLAGLGATQASFTPLADQYYGAGCSTLGTVRLGWLQGDEGRLEVANLGPVSCPVATALQGWARFGVDRAARQILGSALVRIETMGSYSCRNVAGTSRLSAHATANAVDIAAFRLADGRRISVVSDWNSPSPQVRAFLRTVRDSACKRFGTVLTPDYNEAHRDHLHLEPGGLRPFCR